The sequence GAATCGGAAGACCTGCCAGCCGAAACAGCTCGGCAGCTTTATTGTAAATCCGGCCTTTAGGCATGGCCACCTTCAATATCTGTGCCATTTTAAGTACCCTCCATTTTCGGTGCGAAATTTCACTTTTACCTCTATTATTCTTCTATGGTTATCAGCCGTGCTCACTTACAAAAGACACGAACGTGTAAATTTCTCCATAACGCTCACCCTCTGCTTCAATCGTATCCGTAGTAAGACGCTTCACCATCTTAAGATCTTCTGGTCCTGTTGCCAGTCTGGTAATGACCGAATGCCCTTCCAGCCGCAAGCGCATGGCTTCCTGCAGCCCTTCTTTGCGCCGGGGAATATCATATTGGATCAGTATAGGAAGATCTTCCGCTTCGATCGCTCCAGTCACTCCGTCAAGAATACGGTTCGTCTTCAGAGAGAACCCGGTAGAAGGAATTGGTCGCCCGAACTGCTGCAGAAGATTATCGTATCGTCCGCCACTACATACCGGAAAACCAAGTTCTGAGGCATACCCCTCAAAGGTCATACCTGTATAATACGAAAAGTCCCCAATCATCGTCAGATCGATCAGGACATGCTGAGACACCCCGTAGGACACCAATACTTCCCATACCTTGCATAAATGCTCGATAGAGGTACGGGCTAATGGATGATTGCTTAGCTCCAGCGCCTGTCCACAAATTTCTTTCCCACCCCGCAACCGCAGTAAGCCATTCAGTTCATTCTTCTGGGCAGCCGATAGGTCCAACCGGCGGATGCTCTCCCGGAAGGAGACATAGTCACGACTCAAGAGATGGCTCTTTAGATCCTCTTGCGCCTCCGGCAAGCCGGGAAGTGCTTCTTGGAATAATCCATTTAGGAAGCCCACATGCCCCATCGCAATTTTAAAAGATTCTACACCCGCTGCCTGCAGCGAAGAAATAGCCAGCGCAACAACTTCAGCATCCGCCTCAGGCGAGTCATCACCTACCAGCTCTACACCGGTCTGAAAGAACTCCGCCTCCCGACCCGCTTCTGCCTCAATGGCACGGAAGACGTTAGCATGGTAGGACAACCGAAGTGGAAGCGGCTCATCCTTCAATAATGAAGAGACGACCCGTGCAACCGGTGCAGTCATTTCTGAGCGAAGCACCAACGCCTGCCCCCGATTGTTGAGTAATTTATACAGCTTCTGATCTGATGTAGAACTAGCCACACCGACCGTATCGTAGTATTCCAGTGTAGGTGTCATGATTTGCCGGTAGCCCCAGCGGCTCATACAGTGAAGAACATCGTTCTCAATCTTGCGCAACTTCGCTACCGCATGCGGCAGATAGTCACGCACGCCAGTCGGCTTCTCGAATCCCTTCGGTTTGGACATCTTTTCTAGTCACCTCATCGAATAATATCAGAATTATATATTCATACTATCATTTTACTTTACCATGGTAAAGTGGTAGCAAATTAAAGCGTTTGAAACATCGTACCATGGACCGTTCTTTTTCGTCAATTGATCTCACTATATCAGAATATCATTGATTCCCACATTTATTAAATATATCTGATCTTCTTAACGAACGTGCAGTCCGTTCAGGTGATTTGTGTACCATTTTCCCAATTAGTCTTTGCAAAATTAAAGGGTCAGGAGTATTATAAATATAAGGTTGTATACAAGTATACAACAACGGAATACGAGATTATTTGAGGAGTGAGAAGCGAAATGAAACTGGGTATGATTGGTCTTGGGAAAATGGGCTACAATCTGGTATTGAACTTGCTGGGGCACGGGCATGAAATTATGGTGAGCGATATTAATCCAGAAAGAGGCG comes from Paenibacillus sp. 19GGS1-52 and encodes:
- a CDS encoding ATP phosphoribosyltransferase regulatory subunit; its protein translation is MSKPKGFEKPTGVRDYLPHAVAKLRKIENDVLHCMSRWGYRQIMTPTLEYYDTVGVASSTSDQKLYKLLNNRGQALVLRSEMTAPVARVVSSLLKDEPLPLRLSYHANVFRAIEAEAGREAEFFQTGVELVGDDSPEADAEVVALAISSLQAAGVESFKIAMGHVGFLNGLFQEALPGLPEAQEDLKSHLLSRDYVSFRESIRRLDLSAAQKNELNGLLRLRGGKEICGQALELSNHPLARTSIEHLCKVWEVLVSYGVSQHVLIDLTMIGDFSYYTGMTFEGYASELGFPVCSGGRYDNLLQQFGRPIPSTGFSLKTNRILDGVTGAIEAEDLPILIQYDIPRRKEGLQEAMRLRLEGHSVITRLATGPEDLKMVKRLTTDTIEAEGERYGEIYTFVSFVSEHG